The following proteins are encoded in a genomic region of Lachnospiraceae bacterium KM106-2:
- a CDS encoding ABC transporter, permease protein → MFKNLKYKSRSDIIFDAIVIIFSILIFFIVAYPLFFVIIASISNSTLVSQGKVIFLPKGINFFGYKQVFGDARIWKGYLNTILYTVFGTIVNLAVTIPAAYALSRKNFRPRRFIMFFFTFTMFFNGGLIPTYMVMKQLGFINNILVFIIPGALNVYNLIITRSFFENSIPDELYEAASLDGCSHFAFLTKIVLPLSKAVVSVIALYYLVGHWNDFFTGLIYIRDSVLLPLQNVLREILISNQVFSAGSGSVGNGYAQQYADQVKYAIIIVSTLPILVVYPFIQKYFDKGIMIGAIKG, encoded by the coding sequence ATGTTTAAAAACTTAAAATATAAATCAAGATCAGATATTATCTTCGATGCGATCGTTATTATCTTTTCGATTCTGATCTTCTTCATTGTAGCTTATCCACTATTCTTCGTTATTATCGCATCAATCAGTAATTCAACTTTAGTCTCTCAAGGTAAAGTTATCTTTTTACCAAAAGGGATCAACTTTTTTGGATATAAGCAGGTCTTTGGAGACGCCAGAATCTGGAAAGGCTATCTAAATACCATTCTATATACGGTCTTTGGTACGATTGTGAACTTAGCCGTTACCATACCTGCCGCCTATGCACTCTCCAGGAAGAACTTCAGACCAAGAAGATTCATCATGTTCTTCTTTACCTTCACGATGTTCTTTAATGGTGGTTTGATCCCAACTTATATGGTCATGAAACAATTAGGATTCATCAATAATATCCTTGTTTTCATCATTCCAGGTGCATTAAATGTCTACAACTTGATCATCACTAGAAGTTTCTTCGAGAATTCTATTCCGGACGAACTTTATGAAGCTGCTTCTCTTGATGGATGTTCCCACTTCGCATTCTTAACGAAGATCGTATTACCATTATCAAAAGCCGTTGTCTCTGTTATCGCACTTTATTATCTAGTCGGCCATTGGAACGATTTCTTTACAGGATTGATCTACATTCGTGATTCGGTTTTATTACCACTTCAAAATGTATTACGTGAAATCTTAATTTCTAACCAAGTATTTTCTGCTGGCTCCGGTTCGGTTGGAAATGGATATGCACAACAATATGCAGATCAGGTAAAATATGCTATCATCATTGTATCAACACTTCCAATCTTGGTTGTCTATCCTTTTATTCAGAAATATTTCGATAAAGGTATTATGATCGGCGCCATCAAAGGCTAA
- a CDS encoding transcriptional regulator, XRE family — MTFGEKVKEARKEVGLSQEQFAEKMNVSRSAIAKWETDKGMPDINNLKVMAQLLEVSVDYLLNEDEKLSFNEMKESVNLEEYQKSGKCRDKKDAACLSKFKDADAIVPLIRTKKMNKIEWIVDFIVQPGIVQLADYMNENPAFYLVEKGSKQIFVKITNDFIITNDLAHKVNRKKFIMGNHIYKRAGYELI; from the coding sequence ATGACATTTGGAGAAAAAGTAAAAGAAGCAAGAAAAGAAGTTGGGTTATCACAGGAGCAATTTGCAGAAAAAATGAATGTATCAAGATCAGCGATTGCAAAGTGGGAGACGGATAAAGGAATGCCCGATATCAATAATTTAAAAGTTATGGCTCAGTTGCTTGAAGTAAGCGTTGATTATCTTTTAAATGAAGATGAAAAACTAAGCTTTAATGAAATGAAAGAATCGGTTAACCTTGAAGAGTATCAGAAATCTGGCAAATGCCGTGATAAGAAAGATGCAGCATGTTTGAGCAAATTTAAGGATGCAGATGCCATCGTTCCACTGATCAGAACAAAGAAAATGAATAAAATAGAATGGATCGTTGACTTCATTGTTCAGCCAGGTATCGTACAGCTAGCAGATTATATGAATGAAAATCCCGCGTTCTACTTGGTGGAAAAGGGTAGCAAACAAATTTTTGTGAAAATAACAAATGATTTTATCATCACAAATGATCTGGCTCATAAAGTGAATCGTAAGAAATTCATCATGGGCAATCATATCTATAAAAGAGCAGGCTATGAGCTGATTTAA
- a CDS encoding DNA-binding response regulator, AraC family, whose translation MRYFEFLVDRPMKYMYTGKFVAPSSEWIHKRFGLIDYELFVMTKGTLYISYQGINYTVSDGEYLILPPGEPPNNIREGFKPSDCEFYWLHFKTYHEIRDYYEEEEVGEIPSQNVDIRKRFLIPEQGKIKNPEKIMVLMKQLQDANRSEYDNMTINFMTTVVLGEIYNQIQLTKRGDEKEKKQIYYDIVDYVKGNLKENLRVKEVAKEFGYNEKYLSHIFRQIGGITLKQYILKEKMEMANYLLSDTNKSIADIGSSLGYRDSHNFMSVYKKVTGLTPSEYRNAFAKRLLFHE comes from the coding sequence ATGAGATACTTTGAATTTCTTGTGGACAGGCCAATGAAATATATGTATACAGGCAAGTTTGTAGCTCCATCATCTGAGTGGATACACAAACGATTTGGACTGATCGATTATGAATTATTCGTCATGACGAAAGGAACACTTTATATTTCCTATCAGGGAATTAACTATACAGTAAGTGATGGAGAGTATCTGATCTTACCACCAGGAGAACCGCCCAATAATATCAGAGAAGGCTTTAAACCTTCTGATTGTGAATTTTATTGGCTTCATTTTAAGACCTATCATGAGATCAGAGACTATTATGAGGAAGAAGAGGTAGGAGAGATTCCATCTCAGAATGTTGATATTAGAAAACGGTTTCTAATCCCAGAGCAAGGAAAGATCAAGAATCCAGAGAAGATTATGGTGTTGATGAAACAGCTGCAGGATGCGAATCGGTCTGAATATGATAATATGACCATTAATTTTATGACGACGGTCGTATTAGGAGAGATCTACAATCAGATCCAGCTTACCAAGCGGGGAGATGAAAAAGAAAAGAAGCAGATCTATTATGATATCGTTGATTATGTGAAAGGTAACTTAAAGGAGAACCTGCGAGTGAAAGAAGTTGCAAAAGAATTTGGTTATAATGAGAAATATTTATCTCATATCTTTCGCCAGATTGGCGGAATCACGCTAAAACAGTACATATTAAAAGAAAAAATGGAAATGGCGAACTATTTACTCTCGGATACCAATAAGAGTATTGCAGATATTGGGTCATCCTTGGGGTATCGGGACAGTCATAATTTTATGAGCGTATATAAGAAAGTTACCGGTCTGACCCCATCTGAATACCGAAATGCATTTGCGAAACGACTATTATTTCATGAGTAG
- a CDS encoding transcriptional regulator, ArsR family, translating into MLHIKSLDDGLEIFKALGSEVRIEIIKILLANKGMNMNELATKLNITNGALTSHIKKLEDCGIVTVSNETAGHGNQKKCSVHLDKILVDFDTMEENKNIYQTELKIGHYSDYSVYPTCGLSSSKALIGEVDDTRYFAHPDRYDANILWFTKGYVEYIIPNFIPTSQKIDQITISAELSSEAPGINDNWPSDIHFYMNDVCIGTWTSPGDFGEAKGIFTPDWWFPNWNQYGLLKLLVINHKGTFIDGLQISDITIDEFNLTYKSLIKFKIGVPDDAQNVGGLTIFGKGFGNYNQNMNIRIHYSQIQNDQP; encoded by the coding sequence ATGTTACATATAAAATCATTAGACGATGGTCTAGAAATCTTTAAAGCACTTGGCTCAGAAGTCAGAATTGAAATCATTAAGATACTTCTAGCAAACAAGGGTATGAACATGAATGAACTAGCTACAAAACTGAACATAACAAATGGAGCTTTAACCAGTCATATTAAAAAACTGGAAGACTGCGGTATTGTAACTGTTTCAAATGAAACTGCCGGACACGGCAATCAAAAGAAATGCTCGGTACACTTAGACAAAATACTAGTTGACTTTGATACAATGGAAGAAAACAAAAATATATATCAGACGGAATTAAAGATCGGGCACTACTCAGATTACTCTGTTTATCCAACTTGTGGCCTCTCTTCTTCCAAAGCATTGATCGGTGAAGTAGATGATACAAGATACTTCGCTCATCCCGATCGGTATGATGCAAATATTTTATGGTTTACCAAAGGTTATGTAGAATATATCATTCCAAACTTTATACCAACTTCACAGAAGATCGATCAGATCACGATCTCTGCAGAATTAAGTTCAGAGGCACCTGGTATTAATGATAACTGGCCATCCGACATCCATTTCTATATGAATGATGTCTGCATCGGTACCTGGACAAGTCCTGGTGATTTCGGAGAGGCGAAAGGAATTTTCACTCCTGACTGGTGGTTCCCAAACTGGAATCAATACGGTCTTTTAAAACTTCTCGTGATCAATCACAAAGGTACGTTTATCGATGGTCTTCAGATCTCTGATATTACTATTGATGAGTTTAATCTTACGTATAAGAGTCTTATTAAATTCAAGATCGGCGTTCCTGATGATGCTCAGAACGTAGGCGGTTTAACGATCTTCGGTAAAGGCTTCGGAAATTACAACCAGAACATGAATATCCGAATCCATTATAGCCAGATTCAAAACGACCAGCCATAA
- a CDS encoding arabinan endo-1,5-alpha-L-arabinosidase, protein MRKQMGMFAFFCLLVPVMMCGCGNKITEKPLSEVKKGGFNAKASVHDPSIITDDKGNYYIFGSHMEAAKSTDLKTWKSFATGVNRTNPLFDNLFDSSMKAFQFVGKNTDGGYSVWAPDVIYNKKMKKYVMYFCTSSTYVKSNLCFATADKIEGPYHYQDTILYSGFTRSTIKQTNFYDIMPKGTKLSEYINMGQYNNIKWPNCIDPTIFYDADGKMWMVYGSWSGGIFLLEIDEATGQPIHPKADEKNQVDAYFGKRLIGGGHNSIEGPYIMYDPVSEYYYLFVSYGKLESNGGYQIRLFRSKKVDGTYTDVAGKTLGYVVDHSKYGVKMMGNYTFPSLTKSYMAPGHNSAFIDKDGKLYVVYHQRFDDGQEFHEPRVHQMFRTKNGWLAAAPFATNGESLRKKGYSEDEVRGVYYLVNHKTDISDTIHKSKKITLEDEKVTGSSTGSYKLDSNKPNISIQIGNDTYEGVIIEMKDEAGNQTICFSGVSKDNQTIWAVRYK, encoded by the coding sequence ATGAGAAAACAGATGGGGATGTTTGCATTCTTTTGCCTGTTAGTACCGGTCATGATGTGTGGATGTGGCAATAAAATTACAGAGAAACCTCTTAGTGAAGTGAAAAAGGGAGGATTTAATGCTAAAGCATCTGTCCATGATCCGTCTATCATAACAGACGACAAAGGTAATTACTATATATTTGGGTCGCATATGGAAGCGGCTAAATCAACAGATTTAAAAACGTGGAAATCGTTTGCGACTGGGGTAAATCGGACGAATCCGCTATTTGATAATCTATTTGACAGCTCAATGAAGGCCTTTCAATTTGTAGGGAAAAATACGGATGGAGGGTATTCTGTTTGGGCGCCGGATGTGATTTACAATAAGAAGATGAAAAAATATGTGATGTATTTTTGTACTTCTTCAACTTATGTAAAGTCAAATCTTTGTTTTGCAACTGCTGATAAAATTGAAGGACCATATCACTATCAAGATACGATCCTCTACTCTGGATTTACGAGAAGTACGATCAAGCAGACGAACTTTTATGATATAATGCCGAAAGGTACAAAGCTATCAGAGTACATAAATATGGGCCAGTATAATAATATCAAATGGCCAAATTGCATTGATCCGACAATATTTTATGATGCTGACGGCAAGATGTGGATGGTATATGGATCTTGGTCGGGTGGTATCTTTTTACTAGAGATTGATGAAGCAACCGGTCAGCCTATCCATCCAAAAGCAGATGAAAAGAATCAGGTGGATGCCTACTTTGGTAAGAGACTCATAGGCGGTGGACATAATTCTATCGAAGGCCCTTATATCATGTATGATCCAGTATCAGAGTATTATTATCTCTTTGTATCCTATGGAAAGTTAGAGAGTAATGGAGGATATCAGATCCGTCTATTCCGCTCTAAGAAAGTGGATGGAACTTACACCGATGTAGCAGGAAAGACATTAGGATATGTCGTGGATCATTCCAAGTATGGAGTGAAAATGATGGGAAATTATACATTCCCAAGTCTAACAAAAAGTTATATGGCGCCAGGTCATAATTCGGCTTTTATCGATAAGGATGGCAAGCTGTATGTTGTTTACCACCAGCGTTTCGATGATGGACAAGAGTTCCATGAGCCAAGAGTTCATCAGATGTTTCGGACAAAGAATGGCTGGCTGGCAGCAGCACCATTTGCAACGAATGGCGAGTCACTTCGTAAAAAAGGCTACTCTGAGGACGAAGTGAGAGGTGTCTACTACCTCGTTAACCATAAAACAGATATTAGCGATACGATACATAAATCGAAAAAAATCACCTTAGAGGACGAAAAAGTTACGGGTTCCTCGACAGGAAGCTACAAACTTGATTCAAATAAACCAAATATTTCAATTCAAATTGGTAATGACACCTATGAGGGTGTTATAATAGAAATGAAAGATGAAGCGGGGAATCAAACGATCTGCTTCAGTGGGGTAAGTAAGGACAACCAGACGATCTGGGCGGTCCGATACAAATAG
- a CDS encoding hydrolase, haloacid dehalogenase-like family protein BCZK2594, producing MVNLLFDYDGTIHESLKIYAPAFRKAMQYLEQKGLKEPVIYTDEEIAYWLGFNVKEMWNTFMPKLSKEEVNTCSQLIGAEMLRLIEEGHAKLYKGTSETLEGLIEKGYKLLLLSNCKVSYLEAHKETFSLDKYFSAFYTSEEYGFRPKYKIFEEIKKYHEGEFIVIGDRYQDMEIAIKHGVSSIGCTYGYGSEEELQCADIKIDDILKLMEAEAIERVCP from the coding sequence ATGGTAAATTTATTGTTTGACTATGATGGAACAATCCATGAAAGTCTGAAAATATACGCACCAGCATTTCGTAAAGCAATGCAGTATCTGGAGCAAAAAGGTTTAAAAGAACCTGTCATCTATACGGATGAAGAAATAGCATATTGGCTAGGCTTTAATGTCAAGGAGATGTGGAATACTTTTATGCCCAAACTTTCGAAAGAGGAAGTGAACACTTGCAGTCAATTAATCGGAGCAGAGATGCTTCGATTAATTGAAGAAGGACATGCAAAACTGTATAAAGGAACTTCTGAAACATTAGAGGGTTTAATAGAAAAAGGATATAAGTTGCTTTTATTAAGCAATTGTAAGGTATCATATTTAGAGGCACATAAGGAAACATTCTCTTTGGATAAATACTTTTCTGCATTTTATACTTCAGAAGAGTATGGATTTAGACCTAAATATAAAATTTTTGAAGAGATAAAAAAGTATCATGAGGGTGAGTTTATTGTAATCGGTGATCGATATCAAGATATGGAGATTGCAATAAAACATGGAGTATCTTCGATTGGATGCACCTATGGATATGGAAGCGAAGAAGAATTGCAATGTGCAGATATTAAAATAGATGATATTCTGAAATTAATGGAAGCAGAGGCTATTGAAAGGGTATGCCCTTGA
- a CDS encoding alpha-L-arabinofuranosidase II precursor has translation MNQMKTLEYNKPWILQRADPYVYKHIDGYYYFTASIPSYDCIALRRAKSLERLPEAEEVIVWRKHESGIMSEHVWAPELHYLFGKWYIYFASGEKEDVWAIRPYVLECTGDDPMVDPFVECGKMQRAEDDEFSFEGFSLDATVFENKGRYYYVWAEKVGVGKQISNLYIAEMELATKLKTVQVLLTTPDYDWERVGFWVNEGPAVIKNDGKIFLTYSASETGCCYCMGMMTVDEDADLLDPRSWEKSRYPVLSTDEEKGVYGPGHNSFTVDEDENPIMVYHARTEEKIVGNPLYNPNRHAMLMKITWDEDGKPMFSYD, from the coding sequence ATGAATCAGATGAAAACATTAGAGTATAACAAGCCTTGGATATTGCAACGAGCAGATCCTTATGTTTACAAGCATATTGATGGGTATTACTATTTTACAGCATCAATTCCAAGTTATGACTGTATCGCTCTTAGAAGAGCAAAGAGCTTGGAGAGACTGCCAGAAGCAGAAGAGGTAATTGTGTGGAGAAAACATGAGAGCGGTATTATGAGCGAACATGTATGGGCACCAGAACTACATTATCTATTTGGAAAATGGTATATTTATTTTGCAAGTGGAGAGAAAGAGGATGTTTGGGCAATCCGTCCTTATGTATTAGAATGTACAGGTGATGACCCGATGGTTGATCCATTTGTAGAGTGTGGTAAGATGCAGCGTGCAGAGGACGATGAATTTTCGTTTGAAGGATTTTCATTAGATGCCACAGTTTTTGAAAACAAAGGAAGATATTATTATGTATGGGCAGAAAAAGTGGGCGTCGGTAAACAAATATCAAATTTATACATAGCTGAAATGGAATTGGCAACAAAATTAAAGACCGTTCAAGTCTTACTTACAACACCGGATTACGATTGGGAACGAGTTGGATTCTGGGTCAATGAAGGTCCTGCAGTCATTAAAAACGACGGTAAGATATTCTTAACTTATTCGGCAAGTGAAACAGGCTGCTGTTATTGTATGGGGATGATGACAGTAGATGAAGATGCTGATCTCTTAGATCCACGATCATGGGAGAAGTCCAGATATCCAGTGCTTTCAACTGATGAAGAAAAAGGTGTATATGGACCTGGTCACAATTCTTTTACGGTAGATGAAGATGAGAATCCGATTATGGTATATCATGCAAGAACCGAAGAAAAGATCGTAGGCAATCCGCTTTATAATCCTAATCGTCATGCAATGCTGATGAAGATCACTTGGGATGAAGATGGCAAACCTATGTTTAGCTATGACTAA
- a CDS encoding alpha-N-arabinofuranosidase 2 has product MAKLVINENHELGHINPEIYGHFSEHLGRCIYEGLYVGENSDIPNTNGMRNDVVEALKEMKIPVLRWPGGCFADEYHWKDGIGPKENRKKMINTHWGGVTEDNSFGTHEYFELCRQLGCKTYINGNVGSGSVREMSEWIEYMTFSGVSPMAELRKKNGHEEPWKVDYFGVGNENWGCGGNMTPSYYGDLYRRYQTYVRNYHQDHPIKKICCGANVDDYHWTKGVLNQTFDHTPENFHGFMDGLSLHYYVHPNGWEHKGSATDFDVDTYYKTLVKAEYIEDLIKGHGTIMDEYDPEKKVGMIVDEWGCWFDVEPGTNPGFLYQQNTMRDALVAGVSLNIFNKHCDRVKMANIAQMVNVLQSVILTEGKKMVLTPTYHVFKMYRNHQDATLVDSHLEGTKVVGTEDNQVENLQESVSVAKDGTKTITISHLDLESSASVEVQFADMKPSTLEATILTEAMGSYNDFDDPDKVKEVAFTDYKITDKGFSCTLPPCSVVLFKVR; this is encoded by the coding sequence ATGGCGAAATTAGTAATTAATGAGAATCATGAATTAGGACACATTAATCCAGAAATCTATGGACATTTTTCAGAACATTTAGGACGATGCATTTATGAAGGTCTCTACGTTGGGGAAAATTCCGATATTCCAAATACTAACGGTATGAGAAATGATGTTGTTGAGGCATTAAAAGAGATGAAGATTCCTGTACTTCGTTGGCCAGGAGGATGCTTTGCTGATGAATATCATTGGAAAGATGGTATCGGTCCAAAAGAAAACCGTAAGAAGATGATCAACACTCATTGGGGCGGTGTAACAGAAGATAATAGTTTTGGTACTCATGAGTATTTCGAGTTATGCCGTCAGCTGGGATGTAAGACATATATCAACGGTAACGTAGGTAGTGGATCAGTTAGAGAAATGTCTGAATGGATTGAATATATGACATTTAGTGGTGTTTCACCAATGGCAGAACTTCGTAAGAAGAATGGCCATGAAGAGCCTTGGAAAGTGGATTATTTTGGCGTAGGCAATGAGAACTGGGGCTGTGGCGGTAATATGACACCATCTTATTATGGTGATCTTTATCGTAGATACCAGACTTATGTTAGAAATTATCATCAAGACCATCCAATCAAGAAGATCTGTTGTGGTGCCAATGTAGATGATTATCATTGGACAAAAGGTGTCTTAAATCAGACATTTGATCACACACCAGAGAACTTCCATGGTTTTATGGACGGATTATCACTTCATTATTATGTTCATCCAAACGGTTGGGAACATAAGGGAAGTGCTACCGATTTTGATGTAGATACTTATTATAAGACATTAGTAAAAGCAGAGTACATAGAAGATTTAATTAAAGGACATGGCACAATTATGGATGAATATGATCCTGAGAAGAAGGTCGGAATGATCGTTGATGAATGGGGCTGCTGGTTTGATGTTGAACCAGGAACGAATCCAGGATTCTTATATCAGCAGAATACAATGCGTGATGCGTTAGTTGCCGGTGTTAGTTTGAACATTTTCAATAAACATTGTGATCGTGTTAAGATGGCAAATATTGCGCAGATGGTCAACGTATTACAATCTGTAATCTTAACAGAAGGTAAGAAAATGGTATTAACACCAACATATCATGTATTTAAAATGTATCGTAATCATCAGGACGCAACTTTGGTTGATAGCCATTTAGAAGGAACGAAAGTAGTTGGAACGGAGGATAATCAAGTAGAGAATCTACAAGAATCAGTATCCGTTGCAAAAGATGGAACTAAGACAATTACAATTTCTCACTTGGATTTAGAGTCAAGTGCATCGGTAGAAGTTCAATTCGCAGATATGAAACCATCTACGCTTGAAGCGACTATTTTAACGGAAGCAATGGGCTCTTACAATGATTTTGATGATCCAGATAAGGTAAAAGAAGTTGCATTTACAGACTATAAGATAACTGACAAAGGATTTAGCTGCACCTTGCCTCCATGTAGTGTAGTTTTATTCAAGGTTCGTTAA
- a CDS encoding ABC transporter, permease protein, which produces MVKNKKNVIATNKKKRGLIHSLKNDYQLWIMLLPAIIVILLFNYLPMYGIQLAFREYDFTKGITGGAFVGLKYFKQFITNFQFFTLMKNTVTLCLANIIFGFPAPIILALMINQIRKKRLKGILQTTVYLPHFISMVVMVSLLLVLLNSNTGVIGKFLSFTGLAKFNLIGSTATFLGVYVVSEIWQHCGWNSIIYLSALSSVDTGLYDACKIDGANRFQIVRYVDIPALVPTIVILFILQMGNILNTGFEKIFLMQNNLNLPVSEVISTYTYKIGIKSNQFSYSAAIGLFNTLINFIFLIAVNKFSKKAADISIF; this is translated from the coding sequence ATGGTAAAAAACAAAAAAAATGTAATTGCCACAAATAAAAAGAAACGTGGTTTGATTCACTCGTTAAAAAATGATTATCAACTCTGGATCATGCTATTACCTGCTATCATCGTCATCTTGCTATTTAACTACTTACCGATGTATGGTATCCAGCTTGCCTTTCGCGAGTACGACTTTACAAAAGGGATCACAGGCGGTGCATTTGTAGGATTAAAATATTTCAAGCAATTCATAACTAACTTTCAGTTCTTCACTTTGATGAAGAATACCGTTACCCTTTGTCTTGCCAATATTATTTTCGGTTTTCCGGCTCCAATTATCTTAGCATTGATGATCAATCAGATTCGGAAAAAGAGATTAAAAGGCATCTTACAGACAACCGTATATCTTCCACACTTTATCTCTATGGTTGTTATGGTTTCCTTACTTCTTGTTTTATTAAACTCAAATACTGGTGTGATCGGTAAATTCTTATCCTTTACAGGACTTGCTAAATTCAATCTGATCGGATCTACTGCTACTTTCTTAGGTGTTTATGTTGTATCAGAGATCTGGCAGCACTGTGGCTGGAACAGCATCATATATCTATCCGCTCTCTCTTCGGTTGATACCGGTTTATATGACGCCTGTAAGATCGATGGCGCAAACCGTTTCCAGATTGTTCGCTATGTCGATATTCCAGCTTTAGTTCCAACCATCGTAATCTTATTTATCTTACAGATGGGAAATATTTTAAATACTGGTTTTGAAAAGATCTTCTTAATGCAGAATAACCTAAACCTACCCGTTTCAGAAGTTATCTCTACTTATACTTATAAGATCGGTATCAAATCCAACCAGTTCAGCTATTCTGCCGCTATTGGCTTATTTAATACGCTGATCAACTTTATCTTTTTGATCGCCGTGAATAAGTTTTCCAAGAAAGCAGCTGACATTAGCATTTTCTAG
- a CDS encoding ABC transporter, substrate-binding protein: protein MKKKFISLLMASCMTATLLTGCGSSSTNTVKKDASGKVALTAVVLKHPLTKKMAKIKWLKNIADKAGISVKYEEISADWDQKKGALLSSGDIPDLLIGAGGLTDADFVTYKGLFEDMSQYINEKDTPNIYKMFKDNPELKAISTQSDGKIYSLPKYQQYWPCTATRQFINKQWLKNLGLKEPTTLDELYNVLLAFKEKDANGNGDPNDEIPMDWGPGFGYYHATNMLGGAGITLSEGSFYGYFAEDGKIKNFFTDDRYKELVSFLHKCYKAGLINKEVFTQDYTTYQSVARGKGDTGKVGFSFGWERSDRFGNKLKDQYEVLAPVKFSADQKENVSWSYDYNSLNYSGNMISLSSKCSDKKAAMKFIDSFYQPETSVQVLFGDEGTCVKKESDTEYSVLAPTDKNTDPGTWKWTNSLADDGPLYLPKSIKVNLGTDMASNAKDTKVFDDVFANVDLTKNVVPFVFLKYSEEDNSKLSLTNTNITNVCQAQFATWVAEGGVEKGWDSYLKKAKETGIEDGIAITQKYYDKYIKANH from the coding sequence ATGAAGAAAAAATTTATTTCGTTACTTATGGCTTCCTGTATGACAGCTACTCTTTTGACTGGTTGTGGCTCTAGTTCTACCAATACCGTCAAAAAAGATGCTAGTGGTAAAGTCGCATTGACCGCAGTTGTATTAAAGCATCCACTGACTAAAAAGATGGCTAAGATCAAATGGTTAAAGAATATTGCTGACAAAGCCGGCATTTCGGTCAAATACGAAGAGATCTCTGCTGACTGGGATCAGAAGAAAGGTGCTCTTCTATCAAGTGGTGATATTCCTGATCTACTCATCGGAGCCGGTGGTTTAACCGATGCTGACTTTGTTACCTATAAAGGATTATTCGAAGACATGTCTCAGTACATTAATGAAAAAGATACTCCTAACATCTATAAGATGTTTAAAGATAATCCTGAATTAAAAGCGATCTCAACACAAAGTGATGGAAAGATCTATTCATTACCAAAGTATCAGCAATACTGGCCTTGTACGGCAACTCGTCAGTTCATTAATAAACAATGGCTTAAGAATCTTGGTTTAAAAGAACCTACCACTTTAGATGAATTATATAATGTATTATTAGCATTTAAAGAAAAGGATGCCAACGGAAATGGCGATCCTAATGATGAAATTCCAATGGATTGGGGTCCTGGATTTGGATATTATCATGCAACTAATATGTTAGGCGGTGCTGGTATCACATTATCCGAAGGCAGCTTCTATGGTTACTTTGCAGAAGACGGCAAGATCAAGAACTTCTTCACCGATGATCGTTATAAAGAATTAGTATCTTTCTTACATAAATGCTACAAAGCAGGTTTGATCAATAAAGAAGTATTTACACAAGATTACACAACTTATCAATCCGTTGCACGTGGTAAAGGTGATACTGGTAAAGTCGGTTTCTCCTTTGGCTGGGAACGTTCCGATCGTTTCGGCAACAAGTTAAAAGATCAATATGAAGTGTTAGCACCTGTTAAATTCTCCGCAGATCAGAAAGAAAATGTTTCTTGGTCTTATGATTATAATAGTTTGAACTACTCAGGCAACATGATCTCCTTATCTTCAAAATGTTCTGATAAGAAAGCTGCTATGAAGTTCATCGATTCTTTCTACCAACCAGAAACAAGTGTTCAAGTATTATTCGGTGATGAAGGAACTTGTGTCAAGAAAGAAAGCGATACTGAATACTCCGTATTAGCTCCTACGGATAAAAACACTGATCCTGGTACTTGGAAATGGACAAATTCATTAGCTGATGATGGTCCTCTTTATCTTCCAAAGAGTATCAAAGTAAATTTAGGCACGGATATGGCTTCCAACGCAAAAGATACCAAAGTATTCGATGATGTCTTTGCAAATGTTGATTTAACAAAGAATGTAGTTCCATTTGTATTCTTAAAATACAGTGAAGAAGATAATAGTAAACTTTCCTTAACTAATACAAACATCACAAATGTATGTCAGGCACAATTCGCTACTTGGGTTGCTGAAGGCGGTGTTGAAAAAGGTTGGGATTCTTATCTAAAAAAAGCAAAAGAGACTGGCATTGAAGATGGAATTGCAATTACACAGAAATATTATGATAAATATATAAAAGCTAATCATTAA